The Pirellulales bacterium DNA segment GGGACTGGACGTGGCCGGCGTGGACGTAGTTTGCGAAAACATTGGGCGACCGTTGGAGCAGCAAGGTGGGGTGATTGTCGAAGTGAACGCAGCGCCTGGTTTGCGAATGCACCTGCAACCATCCAAAGGTCAGCCGCAACCTGTCGGCGAAACGATTATTTCCACAATGTTCCCCGCAGGGGAAAATGGGCGCATTCCGGTGGTGGCCGTCACCGGGGTGAACGGCAAAACTACCACGACGCGGTTGATAGCACACATCGTGCGGCAGACCGGCCGCAAAGTGGGCATGACCTGCACCGAAGGGATTTTCATCGACGACCGTCGGCTGGAAACAGGCGATTGCAGCGGTCCGCAAAGCGCGCAAAAACTGTTAATGAATCCCGGCGTGGACGCCGTCGTGTTGGAAACGGCGCGAGGCGGAATTCTTCGCGCCGGCTTGGCCTACGATCATTGCGACGTGGCCGTGGTCACAAACATCGGCGAGGGAGATCACCTGGGCTTAAACGACATCGAAACCGTCGATAAATTGGCGCGCGTCAAGCGGGTTCCGGTGGAAGCGGTATCCAAAGAAGGAACAGCGGTGCTCAATGCCGCCGATCCGCTGACGGCCGAAATGGCCAAGTTTTGCCCCGGCCGCGTGTTGTTTTTTGCGATCGATCCGCAACATCCTGTGATGGTGCGGCACCGCGCTGCCGGCGGCCGCGCCGTCACGGTGAGCGACGGAAACATTATTTTGGCCGAGGGCGAAAACGAAGTGCCGTTGATGCCCATCAACCAAGTTCCTCTGACTCACGGCGGTCGGGTCGGCTTTCAAGTGGAAAACACGTTGGCTTCTGTCGGTGCGGCGTGGAGCTTGGGGTATGCGCGGGAGATGATTCGCGCCGGGTTGGAATCGTTCGCCGCTGATTTGGATCATGTGCCGGGCCGGTTTAACCTACTGGAAGTTCATGGCGCGGCGGTAGTGGTGGATTACGGCCACAATCCCTCGTCGCTGATGGCCATGTTGGAAGCGTTGAAAGTGTTCCCACACCAAAATCGCATTGCCGTATACACGGCGGCGGGGGACCGGCGCGATGTTGACATGGTTCGCCAAGGTGAATTGCTGGGCCATGCGTTTGATCGCGTGATTTTGTACGAAGATCATTACGTGCGTGGCCGCAATCCCGGCGAAATCATGGGCCGCTTCCGTGAAGGATTGACGCGCGGAAAACGTGTGGAACTCATTGAAGAAATATTTGGCGCCGTGAAGGCCATTGAAGTAGCCTTGTCGACGCTCCAGCCCGGTGATTTGGTGCTGCTGCAGGCCGATACCGTGGACGAAACGGTGGATTACGTGCGCCGCTATCTGGCCGCTCATCAGTCGGCGCGGGAAGTGAATTTGCCGGAGGCGCTGGCGACGGCTCCATTGGCCACCCCGGTGTTGCCAGCCGGCGCTGGAGAATCGCTTGCCGCAGCGGACCCGCGGATGGCATCGGGAACTGCGGAATCGCAATCGGTGGCAGTTGCGGCATTTGCCGGGTAGTTTGGCCACAAAATCGAACTGGTAACCGTTAGCCAGCCCGCCGACTTTACTGTCGGCCGGGCTGCTTCTTTGCGCTTTCGTTGTGCTGGGTTTACAACGGCGCCGTCATCTTGCATCGGCGCGGGTGAATCGACTGCTTTTGCGCCGTATGATTTTGGAGAAGTTTCAACGACAAAGCAAAGTGTGAAGCCTTCGTAGGAGTGGCCCATCGTAGTTAAAATTGAAGAAAGGTGCATGAGCGTGCAAATTCTTCCCACGGCGGGATCTATAGGCGTGACTGACCATGGATTCATTTTCTTCGCAGACTCCTACGTTGGCGCCCAGGCAGCAAGTTTTGCTGCATCTGGATAACATCGGCAAAACTTATCAGATGGGGGAAGTCTCCGTCGAGGTGCTCAGGCACATCGACTTGCAGATTTACAGCGGCGAGTTGCTGGTACTCGTGGGACCCAGCGGATCGGGAAAAACCACGCTTTTGAATTTGATCGGCGGGCTCGATACGCCGACGGTCGGTCAAGTGTGGTACCAGGAGCGCGACATTTCCGGCGCCACGTCGCGCGAGTTGACCAAATATCGGCGAGAAACTATTGGCTTTGTGTTTCAGTTTTACAATTTGGTTCCCACGCTCACGGCCCGCGAAAATGTGCTGGTGAGCACCGAAATTAGCGCCCGGCCGATGGAAGTGGGCGCGGTGCTGGAAATGGTTGGGCTGGCCGATCGGGCCGATCATTTTCCGGCCCAAATGTCCGGTGGCGAACAGCAGCGCGTGGCCATTGCCAGGGCCTTGGCGAAAGATCCGGAATTATTGTTATGCGATGAGC contains these protein-coding regions:
- the cphA gene encoding cyanophycin synthetase, which translates into the protein MQILKVQNLRGPNIWANFPVLEAWVDLGALKDCASDELPGFNERLKAFLPSLIEHRCSVGERGGFFERLRRGTYLAHILEHVVLELQTLAGSDCGFGRTRESNEEGVYKVAIEYQEESLCRAALDAGRELCLAAVNDQPFDVEGTVKQLRSLYENARLGPSTGAIVNAALQRGIPMRRLNGESLIQLGWGSKQRRILASETDRTTAMAETIAQDKDLTRSLLHSIAVPVPEGRPVVSAADAWEAASEIGLPVVVKPRYGNQGRGVATNLRTREQVTEAYTAAREESRNIIVEKHAAGGDFRLLIVGDKLVAAAQRQAAQVTGDGQHSIQALVDEVNGDPRRGEDHATCLSKIPLDAVSLQVLTEQGYTLDSIPPAGQQVLIRRNANLSTGGTAADVTDFVHPEIAARAIEAARMVGLDVAGVDVVCENIGRPLEQQGGVIVEVNAAPGLRMHLQPSKGQPQPVGETIISTMFPAGENGRIPVVAVTGVNGKTTTTRLIAHIVRQTGRKVGMTCTEGIFIDDRRLETGDCSGPQSAQKLLMNPGVDAVVLETARGGILRAGLAYDHCDVAVVTNIGEGDHLGLNDIETVDKLARVKRVPVEAVSKEGTAVLNAADPLTAEMAKFCPGRVLFFAIDPQHPVMVRHRAAGGRAVTVSDGNIILAEGENEVPLMPINQVPLTHGGRVGFQVENTLASVGAAWSLGYAREMIRAGLESFAADLDHVPGRFNLLEVHGAAVVVDYGHNPSSLMAMLEALKVFPHQNRIAVYTAAGDRRDVDMVRQGELLGHAFDRVILYEDHYVRGRNPGEIMGRFREGLTRGKRVELIEEIFGAVKAIEVALSTLQPGDLVLLQADTVDETVDYVRRYLAAHQSAREVNLPEALATAPLATPVLPAGAGESLAAADPRMASGTAESQSVAVAAFAG
- a CDS encoding ABC transporter ATP-binding protein translates to MDSFSSQTPTLAPRQQVLLHLDNIGKTYQMGEVSVEVLRHIDLQIYSGELLVLVGPSGSGKTTLLNLIGGLDTPTVGQVWYQERDISGATSRELTKYRRETIGFVFQFYNLVPTLTARENVLVSTEISARPMEVGAVLEMVGLADRADHFPAQMSGGEQQRVAIARALAKDPELLLCDEPTGALDFETGKKVLRLLVDLKNRLGKTIMIITHNGALAEAADRVVRLRSGEIVEIHGNPTPKPPEDIVW